A genomic segment from Carassius auratus strain Wakin chromosome 25, ASM336829v1, whole genome shotgun sequence encodes:
- the LOC113043229 gene encoding dual specificity protein phosphatase 6-like, producing MLDKFKPVQFDSVMAISKTVEWLKEQLETRRDCLLVMDCRAQELYESSHVETAINVAIPSLMLRRLKKGNLPIKSLLSNGEDRERFARRCKTDTIVLYDEYSCEWNENIDGGSVLGLLLRRMKDEGYKAFYLEGGFSKFQAEFPTMCETNLDGSSSSSSPTSQVLGLGGLRISSDSSDIESDIDRDPSSATDSDGSPLSNPQPSFPVEILPHLYLGCAKDSANLDILEEFGIKYILNVTPNLPNMFENAGEFKYKQIPISDHWSQNLSQFFPEAISFIDEARGQKCGVLVHCLAGISRSVTVTVAYLMQKLNLSMNDAYDIVKMKKSNISPNFNFMGQLLDFERTLGLKSPCDNRVVAPTQPLYFTTPTNHNVFQLDPLEST from the exons ATGCTTGATAAGTTCAAACCCGTGCAGTTCGACTCGGTCATGGCCATAAGCAAGACTGTAGAGTGGCTGAAGGAGCAGCTGGAGACGCGCAGGGACTGCTTGCTCGTTATGGACTGCCGAGCGCAAGAGCTCTACGAATCGTCGCACGTCGAAACGGCCATTAACGTGGCCATCCCGAGCCTCATGCTCCGGCGACTCAAGAAGGGCAACCTGCCCATCAAATCTCTGCTTTCCAACGGGGAAGACAGGGAGAGGTTCGCGCGGAGGTGCAAGACGGACACTATCGTGCTGTACGACGAGTACAGCTGCGAGTGGAACGAGAACATCGACGGCGGCTCCGTGTTAGGTTTACTGCTGAGGAGAATGAAGGACGAGGGCTACAAAGCGTTCTATCTTGAGG GTGGCTTCAGCAAATTTCAAGCTGAATTTCCCACAATGTGTGAGACGAACCTCGACGGTTCCTCCAGCAGCAGTTCACCGACCTCCCAGGTCTTGGGTCTCGGAGGTCTCCGGATCAGCTCTGACTCCTCAGACATCGAGTCAGACATCGACCGAGATCCAAGCAGCGCCACCGACTCAGACGGCAGCCCACTTTCCAACCCCCAGCCCTCGTTCCCCGTGGAGATCCTGCCGCATCTGTATCTGGGCTGCGCGAAGGACTCCGCGAACCTGGATATCCTGGAGGAGTTTGGCATCAAGTACATCTTGAACGTGACCCCTAATCTTCCTAACATGTTCGAGAACGCCGGGGAGTTCAAGTACAAGCAGATTCCCATCTCCGATCATTGGAGCCAGAATCTCTCACAGTTTTTCCCAGAAGCCATCAGCTTTATTG ATGAGGCCCGCGGACAGAAGTGTGGCGTTCTCGTTCACTGCCTGGCCGGTATCAGCCGTTCGGTCACAGTTACGGTGGCGTACCTCATGCAGAAGCTCAACCTGTCCATGAACGATGCGTACGACATAGTCAAGATGAAGAAGTCCAACATCTCGCCCAATTTTAACTTCATGGGTCAACTTTTGGACTTTGAGCGCACGTTGGGACTCAAGAGCCCGTGCGACAACCGAGTAGTGGCTCCGACCCAGCCGTTGTACTTCACCACGCCGACCAATCACAACGTTTTCCAGTTAGACCCTCTCGAGTCCACGTGA